One Aegilops tauschii subsp. strangulata cultivar AL8/78 unplaced genomic scaffold, Aet v6.0 Super-Scaffold_285, whole genome shotgun sequence DNA window includes the following coding sequences:
- the LOC109772348 gene encoding uncharacterized protein, whose translation MFNPANPSYRWEKGCAPTSARSSSPPRGETAPSGSSMTSSSTSSPASPPSRSAASCASPTMSGFFYGRTITEDHEWLPGPPVHFTSAPGRCGLPIDTSCAFLPNHRRVDLLDCCNILLLCGCRWYGLSAEASELSRVQSGHEEVGPAAGLLLGHHTFGLESGCVVAFVCV comes from the exons ATGTTCAATCCGGCGAACCCCTCATACCGGTGGGAGAAAGGCTGCGCGCCAACCAGTGCCAG GTCCTCCTCTCCTCCCCGCGGCGAGACGGCGCCGAGCGGCTCATCGATGACCTCCTCGTCGACATCCTCTCCCGCGTCCCCACCAAGTCGCTCTGCCGCTTCATGTGCGTCTCCAACCATGTCCGGCTTCTTCTATGGCCGCACCATCACCGAGGACCACGAGTGGCTCCCGGGACCACCCGTCCACTTCACCAGTGCCCCAGGGAGATGCGGCCTGCCGATCGACACCTCCTGCGCCTTCCTGCCCAACCACCGCCGCGTCGATCTGCTGGACTGCTGCAACATCCTCCTCCTCTGCGGCTGCCGCTGGTATGGCCTCTCCGCCGAGGCTAGCGAGTTATCTCGTGTGCAATCCGGCCACGAAGAAGTGGGTCCTGCTGCCGGACTCCTGCTAGGCCACCATACATTTGGGCTTGAATCCGGCTGTGTCGTCGCATTTGTATGTGTTTGA